The Clostridium aceticum genomic interval AGGGAGCTAGAGGTATATCCCTTACCAGCAGGGTATAGCTACCAGTTTAAGGGGCAAAAAGAGGCTCTTGAGGAGGCATATTCCAGCCTTGTTTTGGCTGTTGTCTTAGCAATTTTACTGGTGTATATGATATTAGCTACACAATTTCAGTCTTTGCTGCATCCCTTTACTATTATGTTATCGGTACCATTGGCTTTTTCCGGAGGAGCACTAGGACTATTGGTTCGAGGTATACCTCTAAGTGTTCCTGCTATTATTGGTGCCATCGTTTTGTCAGGTATTGTCGTAAATAATGGCATTGTTTTGATTGACTATATTAACATTTTACGAGAAAATAAAAAGGAACAAAAAGAAGCAATTTTAATAGCGGGTACCACCAGACTAAGGCCTATCATGATGACGACTTTAACGACAGTTTTAGGGTTGCTGCCATTAGCCCTAGGTGCTAGCGAAGGTTCAGAAGTACAAATGCCCTTAGCAACTACCGTTATAGGAGGACTGTTACTGTCCACGCCTTTAACCTTGATTGTTTTACCGGTAGTCTATGCTATGCTTGATGACCTGCGTTCTGGTAGCCAATAAAGGACAAAGGATGTATCATATATTAGTGACTTGCCATATATATTTAGAAGAGGGATGAATAAACTAATCATAGGGGACGTGAGAAAATGCTGGTAGGAGTTTGTTCCATGAAGGTTTTTATGTATGAAGTAAGTTCATTAAAAGGAAAGAGACAGATTATTAAAAGTATAATAGAGAGAGTAAAGGGGAAGTTTAATGTGTCTATTGCAGAAGTCGGTAATCAAGACAAATGGCAAATTGCGGAAATCGGTTTTTGTTGTATA includes:
- a CDS encoding DUF503 domain-containing protein, encoding MLVGVCSMKVFMYEVSSLKGKRQIIKSIIERVKGKFNVSIAEVGNQDKWQIAEIGFCCITNSRKHADAMLNSVIHFIEMDGRLDITECQVEIL